In one window of Bemisia tabaci chromosome 6, PGI_BMITA_v3 DNA:
- the LOC140224774 gene encoding uncharacterized protein, with product MRFYFVLSAFITLAAALYQPEHYVHQVPRNLSAQPGDSTDLIDFLKAQLKQEREENKKYIKMNAEQHVRIQNLTTENILCQKDKAQLYQETEAIILMLSIRSKIEVTEGIFAQHLKKGAKYNTIKEKITFHEQLCHTILQGKTDGAIRIQKLVIRSGINKDTFCEYWGGFFSLGSEPAHTTMVLGKYTVRDLKSALKRANFQEDANFIKVAVIIKKI from the exons ATGCGGTTCTACTTCGTCCTTTCCGCGTTTATTACCCTTGCAGCGGCACTGTATCAGCCGGAGCACTAT gtGCACCAAGTGCCTAGAAATTTATCGGCACAGCCGGGCGATAGTACAGACCTGATTGATTTTTTGAAAGCACAACTCAAGCAGGAacgagaagaaaataagaagtaCATCAAGATGAATGCCGAGCAACACGTACGAATTCAGAACTTGACAACGGAAAATATATTATGTCAAAAAGATAAG gcCCAACTGTATCAAGAAACGGAGGCGATCATACTAATGTTATCAATCAGAAGTAAAATCGAAGTAACTGAGGGTATTTTTgctcaacatttaaaaaaaggagctaAATACAATACCATTAAAGAAAAGATCACGTTTCATGAACAACTCTGCCATACGATTCTACAGGGAAAAACTGACGGAGCGATAAGAATTCAGAAATTGGTAATACGATCAGGTATAAACAAAGATACATTTTGCGAGTACTGGGGAGGATTCTTCTCGTTGGGGTCTGAACCCGCTCACACTACAATGGTATTAGGTAAATACACTGTGAGAGACTTAAAATCCGCTTTAAAGAGGGCCAATTTTCAAGAAGACGCCAATTTTATAAAAGTGGCTGTTataatcaagaaaatttaa